A stretch of Primulina tabacum isolate GXHZ01 chromosome 13, ASM2559414v2, whole genome shotgun sequence DNA encodes these proteins:
- the LOC142522079 gene encoding uncharacterized protein LOC142522079 gives MVDDQGEKNCVVEAPSIELTLGQDGEKEENMQDVEMTDVEKCKENGDGDDDDDVDDEDREEVGKEQVQWLLRGKNNLGEHFLLPCSLEDGQGFGDLEDEDGKGFGSLEDEKEDEVEETEADGGDQRFDVFPAVNELDGEGLTGNFLQAMEANQVSFNSQERLHDPSSVDTRDGMRCMDPSPSFFNPSGKRVIEHDTDIDHHSLNDGNKRSRIDDSWNHKPADFNSCMEEIQQLVEKSRMLFEERGQALEQANMNQQILLDELQKRDSLIDHFHKSRMEEMQKKDGLIYRLERELYLVESVMEGYRKALKETQKAFSEYRVRAQLAEESTYKDTGPGGLMLSTTEIEKLQQKREEECKMNCLLVEQKLKEVEEHCMHEFDAYVDKINILDKKLTNVEADAKELIQSYGNRNVQPTEDKVDEASTPHPIE, from the coding sequence ATGGTTGATGATCAGGGAGAGAAAAATTGTGTTGTGGAGGCGCCAAGCATTGAACTCACCCTTGGACAAGATGGTGAGAAGGAAGAAAATATGCAGGATGTTGAGATGACAGATGTTGAGAAATGCAAGGAGAATGGTGatggtgatgatgatgatgatgttgaTGATGAAGATCGGGAGGAGGTGGGTAAGGAGCAAGTACAGTGGCTTTTGCGTGGGAAGAACAATCTGGGAGAGCATTTCTTACTACCTTGTAGCTTGGAAGATGGTCAAGGCTTTGGCGACCTTGAGGATGAAGATGGTAAAGGCTTTGGCAGCCTTGAGGATGAGAAAGAAGATGAGGTAGAGGAGACAGAAGCGGATGGCGGTGATCAGCGATTTGATGTTTTTCCTGCTGTTAATGAACTTGATGGTGAAGGGCTCACGGGTAATTTTCTTCAAGCCATGGAAGCAAACCAGGTTTCCTTTAATTCACAGGAGCGACTTCATGACCCTTCTTCGGTGGATACCAGGGATGGTATGAGGTGCATGGATCCTAGCCCATCTTTCTTTAACCCCTCAGGTAAAAGGGTTATTGAACATGACACTGATATCGATCACCATTCACTCAATGATGGCAACAAGAGATCGAGGATCGATGATTCCTGGAACCATAAACCTGCAGATTTTAACAGCTGCATGGAAGAAATTCAGCAACTGGTGGAGAAATCTAGGATGTTGTTTGAGGAGAGGGGACAGGCACTGGAACAGGCAAATATGAATCAACAGATCTTGCTCGATGAGTTGCAGAAACGGGACTCCCTGATAGATCATTTCCACAAGAGTAGAATGGAAGAGATGCAAAAGAAAGACGGCCTGATTTATCGGCTGGAGCGTGAATTATATCTAGTGGAGAGCGTCATGGAAGGTTACCGCAAGGCTTTGAAAGAAACCCAAAAGGCATTTTCAGAGTACAGGGTGAGGGCTCAACTTGCTGAAGAATCGACATACAAGGATACTGGACCTGGGGGTCTTATGTTGAGCACAACCGAAATAGAGAAACTGCAGCAGAAGCGGGAGGAAGAATGTAAGATGAATTGTTTACTTGTGGAacaaaagttgaaggaggtggAAGAGCACTGTATGCATGAGTTTGATGCATACGTGGATAAGATCAATATTCTTGATAAGAAGTTGACAAATGTAGAGGCGGATGCTAAGGAACTTATTCAATCCTATGGAAATCGAAAtgttcaaccaactgaagacaAGGTCGATGAAGCTTCGACACCTCATCCAATCGAATGA
- the LOC142521726 gene encoding basic leucine zipper 34-like codes for MAQLPPKVPSMTQNWPHFSLQNMSSDQNLSTNNILTSNPSWNIDEFLNFSSVRRGSHRRSTSDSLAFLDPPMVEECRRASIAPNGSVMLINTSTDNIGFERFDDDHEQFVSMFTDEVGPTMSCSNPSSPSPSDHNSMDDHDVQKLVTSHNLKPKSEPHEEVQSSCKSDELDAVHVIPDHSSEKIFDPKRIKRILANRQSAQRSRVRKLHYISELERSVTSLQAEVSVLSPRVAFLDHQRLVLNVDNSVLKQRIAALSQDKVFKDAHQEALKREIERLRQIYCEQNMKKMESSNVPLPKSPLETADTDDCASENIEKLVN; via the exons ATGGCGCAGTTGCCTCCAAAAGTGCCGAGCATGACACAGAATTGGCCTCATTTTTCCCTGCAAAACATGTCAAGTGATCAAAACTTGTCAACAAACAATATTCTCACCTCAAACCCTTCATGGAACATCGACGAGTTCCTCAACTTCTCATCGGTTCGTCGTGGATCACACCGGAGGTCCACCAGCGACTCCCTCGCATTCCTTGATCCGCCAATGGTCGAAGAATGCAGAAGGGCATCCATAGCACCGAATGGGAGCGTTATGCTGATCAACACCAGCACCGACAACATCGGTTTCGAGAGATTCGATGATGATCACGAGCAGTTCGTGTCCATGTTCACCGACGAGGTGGGGCCCACGATGTCGTGCTCAAACCCTTCGTCGCCCTCGCCGTCCGATCATAACAGCATGGATGATCATGATGTACAGAAACTAGTAACGTCCCATAATCTGAAGCCAAAGAGTGAGCCTCATGAGGAAGTGCAAAGCTCATGCAAATCCGACGAGCTCGATGCTGTGCACGTTATTCCAGATCATTCAAGTGAGAAGATCTTTGATCCCAAAAGGATTAAGAG AATTCTTGCCAATCGGCAATCTGCTCAAAGGTCAAGAGTCAGGAAACTACATTATATATCGGAGCTAGAACGCAGTGTTACTTCGcttcaa GCTGAAGTTTCAGTGTTGTCCCCAAGAGTAGCTTTTCTGGACCACCAGCGATTGGTACTAAATGTAGACAACAGCGTTCTCAAGCAAAGAATTGCAGCTTTATCCCAAGATAAAGTTTTTAAAGATg CACATCAAGAAGCGTTGAAAAGGGAAATTGAGAGGCTGAGGCAAATATATTGTGAACAAAATATGAAGAAAATGGAAAGTTCTAACGTGCCACTGCCGAAATCACCACTGGAGACTGCTGATACTGACGACTGTGCTTCTGAAAATATCGAGAAACTAGTTAACTGA